One Hyphomicrobium album genomic window carries:
- a CDS encoding antifreeze protein: protein MSNSEYRVTLIVAALILGAFAQPASALTMKQCSEKYKAANDAGGVGSMSWNEFRAAECGTGASMAIKKTKAAPASKSAPVSETAGATMQECSARYQAAKSAGTLGAMTWNEFRSAGCPTTVAKRSGSMMPTMGTIFPASIAKKYARMPAGKARMLTCRDQYRANKDAGVAEPKWTEQGGGYYSECNKRLSQQ, encoded by the coding sequence ATGTCGAACAGCGAATACCGAGTTACTTTGATCGTCGCGGCGTTGATACTGGGTGCGTTCGCGCAACCGGCCAGCGCGCTGACAATGAAGCAATGCAGCGAGAAGTATAAAGCTGCCAACGACGCCGGCGGCGTCGGTTCTATGAGCTGGAACGAGTTCCGCGCCGCCGAGTGCGGCACCGGCGCCAGCATGGCGATCAAGAAGACGAAGGCGGCACCCGCCTCGAAGTCGGCACCCGTCTCCGAGACCGCCGGTGCGACGATGCAGGAATGCAGCGCGCGCTATCAGGCGGCGAAATCCGCCGGAACGCTCGGCGCCATGACGTGGAACGAGTTCCGCTCTGCCGGCTGCCCCACGACGGTCGCCAAGCGCAGCGGCAGCATGATGCCGACGATGGGCACGATCTTCCCCGCGAGCATCGCCAAGAAGTACGCGAGGATGCCCGCCGGCAAGGCCCGCATGCTCACCTGCCGCGATCAGTATCGCGCCAACAAGGACGCCGGCGTCGCAGAGCCCAAGTGGACCGAGCAAGGCGGCGGTTACTACAGCGAGTGCAACAAGCGACTGAGTCAACAGTAG
- a CDS encoding transglycosylase domain-containing protein → MPVADDGGEAGYRAAGLANARSQDGVDQSQTRASQTMRRWAIGAVLCALAAALVVYAGVHWAMTEMGPPPFARVTHLMPTAAHMSDAVEPQEPRQPPLDPDKVDPRYLRMLFAFEDRRFYSHYGVDPYGLLRAARDLVLNGRIVTGGSTLTMQVARLLDNQYRRTPTVKLRQIVRAIQLESSLTKKQILRLYLGLAPFGGRVRGVRAASLKFFGKEPHQLSVGEAALLVALPQAPEARRPDRDAEAALRARNFVLKTVATAGVVTAAEAELASREPLTAEAPPMPEIPTPKPAVTHVAGLFAGLTLGLNVIVATPATAAPMQPPQSPPSYFLGSEEQVALDVRRRLLSPLPAGTQQADRDALWMFYAGRDAPVWAAMTGWTPAARAVIDEIKRADDWGLDAAAFDIPELPAAGGMPLPARQLVDAEIGLSLAVMKYARYARGGRIEDPATQLSSYLDRKPQVRPPFLVMTGIAAAEAPDDYLRKLHPQHEQFEKLRQAYLARRDGAASETVTIPKGSKIKPGATHEQVALIRERLGIAASGEDANHYDDMLADAVKRFQAKHNISPANGVINASTRRALNERQNVSLATLLANMEQWRWMPEDLGDVHVWVNVPEFRVRVVKDGAAVLDERVITGETSTQTPIFSKDLETIYFHPRWNIPESIKVKEVFPSLARGGGYFYRQGLKLVRNGKEVRPGSVNWYKADVRNYDIYQPSGPGNALGLIKFTFPNKHSVYMHDTQSKGLFDASQRTFSHGCVRVKNPLALAQLLLGIDKGWTPEHVAQLVKGDPEEIAAHLDKHIPVHLAYFTAQVDSDGEVTSEPDIYGHEKRITQALQGKWKDIDKGPDHLAQVELAQRLDDAQQARKGRSGGGRRVVSRSYGGGGGGGGGYSARVSSGSTANDVFRRSFGF, encoded by the coding sequence ATGCCGGTTGCTGATGACGGAGGCGAAGCCGGGTATCGAGCCGCCGGTCTCGCCAACGCGCGATCTCAAGACGGGGTCGATCAAAGTCAGACACGCGCTTCGCAGACGATGCGTCGCTGGGCCATCGGCGCCGTCCTGTGCGCGCTCGCCGCCGCATTGGTCGTCTATGCCGGCGTTCATTGGGCGATGACCGAGATGGGTCCCCCGCCGTTTGCCCGCGTCACCCATCTCATGCCGACGGCGGCGCACATGAGCGATGCCGTCGAGCCGCAAGAGCCCCGCCAGCCTCCGCTCGATCCCGACAAGGTCGACCCGCGCTACCTTCGCATGCTGTTCGCGTTCGAGGACCGCCGCTTCTATTCGCACTACGGCGTCGATCCCTACGGATTGCTGCGCGCGGCGCGCGATCTCGTCCTCAACGGGCGCATCGTCACCGGCGGTTCGACGCTGACGATGCAGGTCGCACGCCTGCTCGACAATCAGTATCGCCGCACCCCGACGGTGAAGCTACGGCAGATCGTGCGCGCCATTCAGCTCGAAAGCTCGCTCACCAAGAAACAAATCCTGCGCCTCTACCTCGGCCTCGCGCCGTTCGGCGGACGCGTCCGAGGCGTGCGCGCCGCAAGTCTCAAATTCTTCGGCAAGGAGCCGCATCAGCTGTCCGTCGGCGAGGCGGCACTCCTCGTCGCCCTACCGCAGGCGCCGGAAGCGCGCCGCCCCGATCGCGATGCCGAAGCTGCGCTGCGCGCGCGCAACTTCGTCCTCAAGACCGTCGCCACCGCCGGCGTCGTCACCGCAGCCGAAGCCGAACTCGCCAGTCGTGAACCGCTCACCGCAGAGGCTCCCCCCATGCCCGAGATCCCCACGCCCAAGCCCGCCGTCACTCACGTCGCCGGATTGTTCGCTGGCCTGACGCTCGGCCTCAATGTCATCGTCGCCACCCCGGCCACGGCGGCTCCCATGCAACCGCCGCAGTCCCCGCCCAGCTATTTTCTGGGTTCGGAGGAGCAGGTGGCGCTCGATGTGCGCCGCCGGCTCTTGTCGCCGCTGCCCGCAGGCACGCAGCAAGCTGATCGCGACGCGCTGTGGATGTTTTACGCCGGGCGCGACGCACCGGTCTGGGCGGCAATGACGGGCTGGACGCCAGCTGCCCGCGCCGTGATCGACGAGATCAAACGGGCCGACGATTGGGGACTGGACGCTGCCGCCTTCGACATTCCTGAGCTACCCGCCGCAGGAGGCATGCCGCTGCCGGCACGACAGCTTGTCGACGCCGAGATCGGTCTATCCCTGGCCGTGATGAAGTACGCGCGCTACGCCCGTGGCGGCCGCATCGAGGACCCGGCCACGCAGCTCAGCTCGTATCTCGATCGCAAGCCGCAGGTCCGTCCGCCGTTCCTCGTCATGACTGGAATCGCCGCCGCCGAGGCACCCGATGACTACCTGCGCAAGCTACACCCGCAGCACGAGCAGTTCGAAAAACTGCGTCAGGCGTACCTCGCGCGCCGCGACGGCGCCGCAAGCGAGACCGTGACTATTCCGAAGGGCTCGAAGATCAAACCAGGAGCGACGCACGAGCAAGTCGCGCTCATCCGCGAGCGCCTCGGTATCGCCGCCTCCGGCGAGGACGCCAATCACTACGACGATATGCTCGCCGACGCCGTGAAGCGCTTTCAGGCAAAGCACAACATCTCGCCGGCCAACGGCGTAATCAACGCCAGTACCCGCCGTGCCCTCAATGAGCGACAGAACGTCAGCCTTGCCACCCTGCTCGCCAATATGGAGCAGTGGCGCTGGATGCCGGAGGATCTCGGCGACGTGCACGTCTGGGTCAACGTGCCGGAGTTCCGCGTCCGCGTGGTGAAGGATGGCGCGGCCGTGCTCGACGAACGCGTGATCACCGGCGAGACGAGCACGCAGACACCGATCTTCTCCAAGGACCTCGAGACCATCTACTTCCACCCGCGCTGGAACATCCCCGAGAGCATCAAGGTGAAAGAGGTGTTCCCGAGCCTGGCGCGCGGCGGCGGCTACTTCTATCGGCAGGGCTTGAAGCTCGTTCGCAACGGCAAGGAAGTTCGCCCCGGTAGCGTCAATTGGTACAAGGCGGACGTCCGCAACTACGACATCTACCAGCCGTCGGGTCCGGGCAATGCCCTCGGCCTCATTAAGTTCACCTTCCCCAACAAGCACTCCGTCTACATGCACGACACGCAGAGCAAGGGCTTGTTCGACGCCAGCCAGCGCACCTTCAGCCACGGCTGCGTGCGCGTGAAGAACCCGCTCGCGCTGGCGCAGCTCCTGCTCGGCATCGACAAGGGATGGACGCCCGAGCACGTCGCGCAGCTCGTCAAGGGTGACCCGGAGGAGATCGCCGCGCACCTCGACAAGCACATCCCCGTCCACCTCGCCTACTTCACCGCGCAGGTCGACAGCGACGGCGAGGTGACGAGCGAGCCCGACATTTACGGCCACGAGAAGCGGATTACCCAGGCGCTGCAAGGCAAATGGAAGGACATCGACAAGGGGCCCGATCACCTCGCGCAGGTGGAGCTGGCGCAACGTCTCGATGACGCGCAACAGGCTCGCAAGGGTCGCAGCGGCGGCGGCCGCCGCGTCGTCAGCCGCAGCTACGGCGGTGGCGGTGGTGGAGGCGGCGGTTACTCGGCGCGCGTCAGCAGCGGGTCCACGGCGAACGACGTATTCCGGCGCAGCTTTGGCTTCTGA
- a CDS encoding BadF/BadG/BcrA/BcrD ATPase family protein, with product MLGTLHPMAVTALLLGVDGGGTGCRARLTDLEGQVWGEGAAGPANIRFGLKESFASVMRATDACLEQAGLSLADTDIVACLALAGASEPTHLAAARTYNLPFSHTLITTDAHAACIGAHGGRNGGIIIVGTGSVGWGIVAGREHRVGGWGFPVSDEGSGAWIGCEAARRVLWAYDGRIPWTGLLKRILARFDGDPHAIVRWMGQAQPRDFGVLAPLVVEYSARDDAVACELMRGAANHIDGMASRLAALGVTRLALSGGLAASMERWLSPQTRERLVTPEGDALSGALQLARLEAKAMAQSLLAAQNG from the coding sequence ATGCTCGGGACCCTGCATCCAATGGCGGTAACGGCGTTACTTCTTGGTGTCGATGGCGGTGGAACCGGCTGCCGCGCCCGTTTGACCGATCTCGAGGGTCAGGTTTGGGGCGAGGGCGCAGCGGGGCCGGCCAACATCCGCTTTGGGCTCAAGGAGAGCTTTGCGTCGGTCATGCGGGCGACCGACGCTTGCCTCGAGCAGGCAGGGCTGTCGCTGGCCGATACCGATATCGTCGCCTGCCTGGCGCTGGCGGGGGCGAGCGAGCCGACCCACCTTGCGGCGGCGCGCACATACAACCTGCCGTTTTCTCATACGTTGATCACCACGGATGCGCATGCCGCCTGCATCGGTGCGCATGGTGGCCGCAACGGCGGGATCATCATCGTCGGCACGGGTAGCGTCGGCTGGGGCATCGTGGCGGGCCGCGAACATCGCGTTGGCGGCTGGGGCTTCCCGGTGTCGGACGAGGGCAGCGGCGCGTGGATCGGCTGCGAGGCGGCGCGCCGGGTCCTGTGGGCCTATGACGGCCGCATTCCCTGGACGGGACTGCTGAAGAGGATCCTGGCGCGCTTTGACGGCGATCCGCACGCGATCGTGCGCTGGATGGGGCAGGCGCAGCCGCGCGATTTCGGCGTGCTCGCGCCGCTGGTCGTCGAGTATTCTGCGCGCGACGACGCCGTGGCGTGCGAGTTGATGCGCGGTGCGGCGAACCATATCGATGGAATGGCATCACGGTTGGCGGCGTTGGGAGTGACACGACTGGCGCTATCGGGCGGCCTGGCGGCGAGCATGGAAAGGTGGCTCTCGCCGCAGACGCGCGAGCGGCTCGTAACGCCGGAAGGCGACGCCCTGAGCGGCGCGCTGCAGTTGGCGCGGCTCGAGGCCAAGGCGATGGCGCAGTCGCTGCTCGCGGCGCAGAATGGATGA
- a CDS encoding SIS domain-containing protein has protein sequence MSGVEVKMAQELSEAPLAVVRQEQSMAAPLAELVARLRKRPPQVVVTCARGSSAHAAAFAKHLIERYVGLPVAPAAPSIASIYGGALQLNNQLVLAISQSGRSDDLLALTESAKRTGALCVAVVNATDSPLAKMCDIVIPICAGPELSVAATKTFIATAAALARLTAHWADDAELAAAIGRLPSRLADAAMLDWSAAVSALSDAKSLVTIGRGSTLAIAREAALKLKETCNLHAEAFSGAEFLHGPVSLVSDRYPVLMFMPTDAAAPGMRQLAGELRGKGTALFVAEPGVATATRLPALPPDQPEADAICLIQSFYAMVVQLAARLDIDVDRPRHLSKVTSTL, from the coding sequence ATGAGCGGCGTTGAAGTGAAAATGGCGCAGGAGCTGAGCGAGGCTCCGCTGGCGGTTGTGCGCCAGGAGCAGAGCATGGCCGCGCCGCTGGCAGAACTCGTCGCGCGCCTGCGCAAGCGCCCGCCGCAGGTCGTTGTCACGTGCGCTCGCGGCAGCTCCGCCCATGCAGCCGCCTTTGCCAAGCATCTGATCGAGCGCTATGTCGGCCTGCCGGTCGCGCCGGCGGCGCCGAGCATCGCCAGCATCTACGGCGGCGCCTTGCAGCTCAACAACCAGCTCGTGCTCGCCATCTCCCAATCGGGACGCAGCGACGATCTCTTGGCGTTGACCGAAAGCGCCAAGCGGACCGGCGCACTGTGCGTCGCCGTGGTCAATGCTACGGACTCTCCCCTCGCCAAGATGTGCGACATCGTCATTCCCATTTGCGCGGGGCCGGAACTTAGCGTGGCGGCGACGAAAACGTTCATCGCTACGGCGGCCGCGCTAGCGCGGCTGACGGCGCACTGGGCAGACGATGCTGAGCTCGCCGCCGCCATCGGCCGCTTGCCGTCGCGGCTTGCCGACGCCGCCATGTTGGACTGGAGCGCCGCCGTATCTGCGTTGAGCGACGCGAAAAGCCTCGTCACCATCGGCCGCGGATCGACGCTCGCGATCGCCCGGGAAGCAGCCCTCAAGCTCAAGGAGACGTGCAATCTGCACGCTGAAGCGTTCAGCGGCGCGGAGTTCCTGCACGGCCCGGTATCGCTCGTCTCCGATCGCTATCCCGTGCTCATGTTCATGCCGACCGATGCCGCCGCCCCTGGCATGCGCCAGCTCGCCGGCGAGCTCCGCGGCAAAGGCACTGCGCTCTTCGTTGCCGAGCCGGGCGTTGCTACGGCGACGCGCCTGCCGGCATTGCCGCCGGACCAGCCGGAGGCGGACGCCATCTGCCTCATCCAGAGCTTTTACGCGATGGTCGTGCAACTGGCGGCGCGGCTCGACATCGACGTCGACCGCCCGCGCCACCTCAGCAAAGTGACGAGCACGCTATGA